In Micromonospora purpureochromogenes, a single window of DNA contains:
- a CDS encoding coiled-coil domain-containing protein, translating into MPQQQSSPLAFFDNANSQPDFTVGLRGYNTHQVDDFIGRMTAALTQSEQARAEAEQRMNDAQRRLRQAEQRQSALEQKLTDTNKQLEENSRPTLSGLGTRVEQILRLAEEQANDHRNEAKRESEGILSAARLEAREITDKARAEAAAMKATAEREAGNVRTSAEREAAEVRVQARREADTLRADADRETKQLRTVTAHEVAELKSTVEREVATLRATAEREITQQRAKAAREAEEKRAEATKLLTDARDKRDKDLQALELQLAERREKAEREESERHAAQVAQTQKLVGEAEQRARAAQERAKEIEQRAEARRVESERTANETVDKAKALAEKTLNEAKAEANRQLTEARTEAELTTQAARREVEDLTRQKDAVTSQLGQMLSGLAGIVPGVPMQQPAAAPAKPEAAKAAGTEQRATAETAS; encoded by the coding sequence ATGCCCCAGCAGCAGTCCTCCCCTCTCGCGTTCTTCGATAACGCGAACTCGCAGCCAGATTTCACCGTCGGCCTGCGCGGATACAACACTCACCAGGTCGATGACTTCATCGGCCGGATGACCGCCGCGCTGACCCAGTCCGAGCAGGCCCGCGCCGAGGCCGAGCAGCGGATGAACGACGCCCAGCGTCGGCTCCGCCAGGCCGAGCAGCGCCAGAGCGCGCTCGAGCAGAAGCTCACCGACACCAACAAGCAGCTCGAGGAGAACAGCCGGCCGACCCTCTCCGGCCTGGGCACTCGCGTCGAGCAGATCCTGCGGTTGGCCGAGGAGCAGGCCAACGACCACCGCAACGAGGCCAAGCGCGAGTCGGAGGGCATCCTCTCCGCGGCCCGCCTGGAGGCCCGGGAGATCACCGACAAGGCGCGCGCCGAGGCGGCGGCGATGAAGGCCACCGCCGAGCGGGAGGCCGGCAACGTCCGCACCAGCGCCGAGCGCGAGGCCGCCGAGGTCCGCGTGCAGGCCCGCCGCGAGGCCGACACCCTGCGCGCCGACGCCGACCGGGAGACCAAGCAGCTGCGTACGGTCACCGCGCACGAGGTGGCCGAGCTGAAGTCTACGGTCGAGCGGGAGGTCGCCACCCTGCGCGCCACCGCCGAGCGGGAGATCACCCAGCAGCGGGCCAAGGCCGCGCGCGAGGCCGAGGAGAAGCGGGCCGAGGCGACCAAGCTGCTCACCGACGCCCGCGACAAGCGGGACAAGGACCTGCAGGCCCTGGAGCTGCAGCTCGCCGAGCGCCGCGAGAAGGCCGAGCGCGAGGAGTCCGAGCGGCACGCCGCGCAGGTCGCGCAGACCCAGAAGCTGGTCGGCGAGGCCGAGCAGCGGGCCCGCGCCGCCCAGGAGCGCGCCAAGGAGATCGAGCAGCGCGCCGAGGCCCGTCGGGTCGAGTCGGAGCGCACCGCCAACGAGACCGTCGACAAGGCCAAGGCGCTGGCCGAGAAGACCCTCAACGAGGCCAAGGCCGAGGCGAACCGGCAGCTCACCGAGGCGCGCACCGAGGCGGAGCTGACCACCCAGGCGGCCCGGCGCGAGGTCGAGGACCTCACCCGCCAGAAGGACGCCGTCACCTCCCAGCTCGGCCAGATGCTCTCCGGCCTGGCCGGCATCGTGCCGGGTGTGCCGATGCAGCAGCCGGCCGCCGCGCCGGCGAAGCCGGAGGCCGCCAAGGCCGCCGGCACCGAGCAGCGGGCGACCGCGGAGACGGCCAGCTGA
- the ccrA gene encoding crotonyl-CoA carboxylase/reductase, with product MQDILEAIMAAEGSDQPERELAGLAGLPVPETYRGVVVRAEDTRMFDGMATRDKDPRKALHLQEVPTPELAPGEALVAVMASAINYNTVWTSIFEPLPTFKFLQRYGRLSELTRRHDLPYHVVGSDAAGVVLRTGPGVTKWKAGDEVVAHCLSVELEDAAGHDDTMLDPQQRIWGFETNFGGLAELCVVKANQLMPKPRHLSWEEAASPGLVNSTAYRQLVSHHGANMKQGDVVLIWGASGGLGGYATQMALNGGAIPVCVVSSPEKAELCRKMGAELVIDRTAEGFRFWKDEQTQDQDEWRRFGERIRELTGGEDPDIVFEHPGRETFGASVYVAKKGGTIVTCASTSGYLHQYDNRYLWMHLKRIVGSHFANYREAWEANRLVSLGLIHPTVSRTYPLEQTGQAAYEVHRNAHQGKVGVRCLAPTDGLGIRNTELRSRHEDAINRFRGH from the coding sequence GTGCAGGACATCCTCGAAGCGATCATGGCGGCGGAGGGCTCCGACCAGCCGGAGCGCGAGCTCGCCGGTCTCGCCGGACTTCCGGTACCGGAGACCTACCGCGGCGTGGTCGTCCGGGCCGAGGACACCCGGATGTTCGACGGGATGGCCACCCGCGACAAGGATCCGCGCAAGGCCCTGCACCTGCAGGAGGTGCCCACCCCGGAGCTCGCCCCGGGCGAGGCCCTGGTCGCGGTGATGGCCAGCGCCATCAACTACAACACGGTCTGGACCAGCATCTTCGAGCCGCTGCCGACCTTCAAGTTCCTCCAGCGCTACGGCCGGCTCTCCGAGCTGACCCGCCGGCACGACCTGCCGTACCACGTGGTGGGTTCGGACGCGGCGGGCGTGGTGCTGCGCACCGGTCCCGGCGTGACCAAGTGGAAGGCCGGCGACGAGGTCGTCGCGCACTGCCTCTCGGTGGAGCTGGAGGACGCGGCCGGCCACGACGACACCATGCTCGACCCGCAACAGCGGATCTGGGGCTTCGAGACGAACTTCGGCGGCCTCGCCGAACTCTGCGTGGTCAAGGCCAACCAGCTGATGCCCAAGCCGCGTCACCTGAGCTGGGAGGAGGCGGCCAGCCCCGGGCTGGTCAACTCGACCGCGTACCGGCAGCTGGTCTCGCACCACGGCGCCAACATGAAGCAGGGCGACGTGGTGCTGATCTGGGGCGCCTCCGGCGGCCTGGGCGGCTACGCCACCCAGATGGCGCTCAACGGCGGCGCGATCCCGGTCTGCGTGGTCTCCTCGCCCGAGAAGGCCGAGCTGTGCCGGAAGATGGGCGCCGAGCTGGTGATCGACCGCACCGCCGAGGGCTTCCGGTTCTGGAAGGACGAGCAGACCCAGGACCAGGACGAGTGGCGCCGCTTCGGCGAGCGGATCCGCGAGCTGACCGGCGGCGAGGACCCGGACATCGTCTTCGAGCACCCCGGCCGGGAGACCTTCGGCGCGAGCGTCTACGTCGCCAAGAAGGGCGGCACCATCGTCACCTGCGCCTCCACCAGCGGCTACCTGCACCAGTACGACAACCGCTACCTGTGGATGCACCTCAAGCGGATCGTCGGCAGCCACTTCGCCAACTACCGCGAGGCGTGGGAGGCCAACCGACTGGTGTCCCTCGGCCTGATCCACCCGACGGTGTCGAGGACCTACCCGCTGGAGCAGACCGGCCAGGCCGCGTACGAGGTGCACCGCAACGCCCACCAGGGCAAGGTCGGCGTGCGCTGCCTCGCCCCCACCGACGGGCTGGGCATCCGGAACACCGAGCTGCGCTCGCGGCACGAGGACGCGATCAACCGGTTCCGCGGCCACTGA
- the mce gene encoding methylmalonyl-CoA epimerase: MAENSPVEPAADYVTDIGLRRIDHVGVAVADLDAAIDFYQRTFGMRCVHVETNTEQGVREAMLAVGPTTEGGCVQLLAPLTPESTIAKFLDRNGPGVQQVAYTVADIDAACAALRERGVRLLYEKPKRGTADSRINFVHPKDAGGVLVELVEPAADPH; this comes from the coding sequence ATGGCTGAGAACTCCCCCGTCGAGCCCGCTGCCGACTATGTCACAGACATCGGACTGCGCCGCATCGACCACGTCGGGGTCGCGGTCGCCGACCTCGACGCCGCGATCGACTTCTACCAGCGCACCTTCGGCATGCGCTGCGTGCACGTCGAGACCAACACCGAGCAGGGCGTACGCGAGGCGATGCTGGCCGTCGGCCCGACCACCGAGGGCGGCTGCGTGCAGCTGCTCGCCCCGCTGACCCCGGAGTCGACCATCGCCAAGTTCCTGGACCGCAACGGGCCGGGCGTGCAGCAGGTGGCGTACACGGTGGCCGACATCGACGCCGCCTGCGCCGCGCTGCGCGAGCGGGGCGTACGGCTGCTCTACGAGAAGCCGAAGCGCGGTACCGCCGACTCCCGGATCAACTTCGTGCACCCCAAGGACGCCGGTGGCGTCCTGGTCGAGCTGGTCGAACCGGCCGCCGACCCGCACTGA
- a CDS encoding acetyl-CoA C-acetyltransferase — protein MASVIISGARTPMGRLLGNLKDLPATKLGGVAIKAALERAGVAPDQVQYVIMGQVLQAGAGQIPARQAAVEAGIPMSVPALTINKVCLSGLDAIALADQLIRAGEFDIVVAGGMESMTNAPHLLLGQRSGYKYGDVTIKDHMALDGLTDAWDCCAMGESTEKHGVRHGITREEQDAFAATSHQRAAAAQKNGHFADEIAPVVIPQRKGEPLVISEDEGIRPDTTAESLAKLRPAFTKDGTITAGSSSPISDGSAAVVVMSKAKAKELGLTWLAEIGAHGNVAGPDNSLHSQPSNAIQHALKKGGLSVSDLDLIEINEAFAQVGIQSARDLGVSPDKVNVNGGAIALGHPIGMSGARLVLTLALELKRRGGGTGAAALCGGGGQGDALIIHVPAGAESQQ, from the coding sequence ATGGCTTCGGTGATCATCAGCGGCGCGCGGACCCCCATGGGGCGCCTGCTGGGCAACCTCAAGGATCTCCCGGCGACGAAGCTGGGCGGCGTCGCGATCAAGGCGGCGTTGGAGCGCGCCGGCGTGGCCCCGGACCAGGTGCAGTACGTGATCATGGGGCAGGTGCTCCAGGCCGGCGCCGGGCAGATCCCGGCCCGGCAGGCGGCGGTCGAGGCCGGCATCCCGATGTCCGTACCGGCGCTGACCATCAACAAGGTCTGCCTCTCCGGCCTGGACGCGATCGCCCTGGCCGACCAGCTCATCCGGGCCGGTGAGTTCGACATCGTGGTGGCCGGCGGCATGGAGTCGATGACCAACGCCCCGCACCTGCTGCTCGGCCAGCGCTCCGGCTACAAGTACGGCGACGTCACGATCAAGGACCACATGGCGCTCGACGGGCTGACCGACGCCTGGGACTGCTGCGCGATGGGCGAGTCCACCGAGAAGCACGGCGTGCGGCACGGCATCACCCGCGAGGAGCAGGACGCGTTCGCCGCGACCAGCCACCAGCGGGCCGCCGCCGCGCAGAAGAACGGCCACTTCGCCGACGAGATCGCCCCGGTGGTCATCCCGCAGCGCAAGGGCGAGCCGCTGGTGATCAGCGAGGACGAGGGCATCCGTCCCGACACCACGGCCGAGTCGCTGGCGAAGCTGCGCCCGGCGTTCACCAAGGACGGCACCATCACCGCCGGCAGCTCCTCGCCGATCTCCGACGGCTCCGCCGCCGTGGTCGTGATGAGCAAGGCCAAGGCCAAGGAGCTGGGGCTGACCTGGCTGGCCGAGATCGGCGCGCACGGCAACGTCGCGGGTCCGGACAACTCCCTGCACTCGCAGCCGTCCAACGCCATCCAGCACGCCCTCAAGAAGGGCGGGCTGAGCGTCTCCGATCTGGACCTGATCGAGATCAACGAGGCGTTCGCCCAGGTCGGCATCCAGTCGGCCCGCGACCTCGGGGTCAGCCCGGACAAGGTCAACGTCAACGGCGGCGCGATCGCGCTGGGCCACCCGATCGGCATGTCCGGCGCCCGGCTGGTGCTCACCCTCGCGCTGGAGCTCAAGCGCCGCGGCGGCGGCACCGGCGCGGCCGCGCTCTGCGGCGGCGGTGGTCAGGGTGACGCGCTGATCATCCACGTGCCGGCTGGGGCCGAGAGCCAGCAGTGA
- the meaB gene encoding methylmalonyl Co-A mutase-associated GTPase MeaB has protein sequence MSDAVDHAPAAATGPVRRSRDVPMLVERARAGDPRAVARLITLVESGDEVLPQVAAALAPYAGQAQVVGLTGSPGVGKSTTTNELVRALRARGHRVGVLAIDPSSPFTGGAILGDRVRMQDHATDPGVYIRSMSSRGHLGGLSAATPQAVRVLEGAGCDVVLVETVGVGQAEVEVASLADTTLVLLAPGMGDAIQAVKAGILEIADVFVVNKADRDGADATVRDIQGMIALGERGPGEWRPQVVRAIAARGEGIDDIAAAIDKHRGWLEQHDELRRRRETRAAAEIEAIALGVLRARIGSLRDGTELSTLAAKVAEGALDPYAAADELLSQLGS, from the coding sequence GTGAGCGACGCCGTCGACCACGCCCCGGCGGCGGCCACCGGGCCGGTGCGCCGCAGTCGGGACGTACCGATGCTGGTGGAGCGGGCCCGCGCGGGTGACCCCCGCGCGGTGGCCCGGCTGATCACCCTGGTCGAGTCCGGTGACGAGGTGCTGCCGCAGGTGGCGGCGGCCCTCGCGCCGTACGCCGGTCAGGCCCAGGTGGTGGGCCTGACCGGCTCGCCCGGGGTGGGCAAGTCGACCACCACCAACGAGCTGGTGCGCGCGCTGCGGGCGCGCGGTCACCGGGTCGGTGTGCTGGCGATCGACCCGTCCAGCCCGTTCACCGGCGGCGCGATCCTCGGCGACCGGGTCCGGATGCAGGACCACGCCACCGACCCGGGGGTCTACATCCGCTCGATGTCCAGCCGCGGCCACCTCGGCGGGCTCTCCGCGGCCACGCCGCAGGCGGTGCGGGTGCTCGAGGGCGCCGGCTGCGACGTGGTGCTGGTGGAGACCGTCGGGGTCGGCCAGGCCGAGGTCGAGGTGGCCTCGCTCGCCGACACCACCCTGGTCCTGCTGGCCCCCGGCATGGGCGACGCGATCCAGGCGGTCAAGGCCGGCATCCTGGAGATCGCCGACGTCTTCGTGGTCAACAAGGCCGACCGGGACGGCGCCGACGCGACGGTGCGCGACATCCAGGGCATGATCGCTCTCGGTGAGCGCGGCCCCGGCGAGTGGCGTCCGCAGGTGGTCCGGGCGATCGCCGCGCGGGGCGAGGGGATCGACGACATCGCCGCCGCCATCGACAAGCACCGCGGCTGGCTGGAGCAGCACGACGAGCTGCGCCGGCGCCGGGAGACGCGGGCCGCCGCCGAGATCGAGGCGATCGCGCTCGGCGTGCTCCGCGCCCGGATCGGTTCACTGCGCGACGGTACGGAGCTGTCGACGCTCGCCGCCAAGGTGGCCGAGGGCGCGCTCGACCCGTACGCCGCCGCGGACGAGCTGCTGTCCCAGCTCGGCTCCTGA
- a CDS encoding Asp23/Gls24 family envelope stress response protein, translated as MADEATQELSVTPDAVAGGTTQVSDEVVEKIAVAAARSVTGVAELGGDVARFFNAVLDRVGLDEVGDARRGCSAHVTDGGAVVNLVLVISAGHPVPQVTDAVRVAVTAAVEAYGLRADEINIRVDDVALDAPA; from the coding sequence ATGGCTGACGAGGCGACGCAGGAGCTGTCGGTGACTCCGGACGCGGTGGCGGGCGGGACGACGCAGGTCTCCGACGAGGTGGTGGAGAAGATCGCGGTGGCCGCCGCCCGGTCCGTGACCGGGGTGGCCGAGCTCGGTGGCGACGTCGCCCGGTTCTTCAACGCCGTGCTCGACCGGGTCGGCCTGGATGAGGTCGGCGACGCGCGGCGGGGCTGCTCGGCGCACGTGACCGACGGTGGGGCCGTGGTCAACCTGGTGCTGGTGATCTCCGCCGGGCACCCGGTGCCGCAGGTGACCGACGCGGTGCGGGTGGCGGTGACGGCGGCGGTCGAGGCGTACGGGCTGCGCGCCGACGAGATCAACATCCGGGTGGACGACGTCGCGCTCGACGCCCCGGCCTGA
- a CDS encoding acyl-CoA mutase large subunit family protein, with protein MNADEIAAGRARWQARYDAARKRDADFTTLSGMTVDPVYGPPEGTAYPGFDRIGWPGEFPYTRGLYPTGYRGRTWTIRQFAGFGNAQQTNERYKMILGAGGGGLSVAFDMPTLMGRDSDDPQALGEVGHCGVAVDSAADMETLFDGIDLAGVTTSMTISGPAVPVFCMYLVAAERQGVDLSKLDGTLQTDIFKEYIAQKEWLFDPEPHLRLIGDLMEYCAREIPRYKPLSVSGYHIREAGATAAQELAYTLADGFGYVELGLSRGLDVNVFAPGLSFFFDSHVDFFEEIAKFRAARRIWARWLRDVYGATSEKALWLRFHTQTAGVSLTAQQPVNNVVRTAVEALAAVLGGTNSLHTNALDETLALPTDESAEIALRTQQVLMEETGVVNVADPLGGSWYVEALTDKIEAEAEEIFARIRQLGGEGPHQIGPMTSGILRGIEDGWFTGHIAESAFVYQQALEKGDKRIVGVNCHTGTVTKELEILRISHEVELEQRRVLAERKAARDDAAVTAAVARMVEVGRTGENMIPAMLDAVRAEATLGEICDALRAEWGVYREPARF; from the coding sequence ATGAACGCCGACGAGATCGCAGCCGGACGGGCACGCTGGCAGGCCCGCTACGACGCCGCGCGAAAGCGGGACGCCGACTTCACCACGCTGTCCGGGATGACCGTCGACCCGGTCTACGGCCCGCCGGAGGGCACCGCGTACCCGGGCTTCGACCGGATCGGCTGGCCGGGCGAGTTCCCGTACACCCGGGGGCTCTACCCGACCGGCTACCGGGGACGCACCTGGACGATCCGGCAGTTCGCCGGGTTCGGCAACGCCCAGCAGACCAACGAGCGCTACAAGATGATCCTGGGCGCCGGCGGCGGCGGGCTCTCCGTCGCCTTCGACATGCCGACCCTGATGGGGCGCGACTCCGACGACCCGCAGGCGCTCGGCGAGGTCGGCCACTGCGGCGTCGCGGTGGACAGCGCCGCCGACATGGAGACGCTCTTCGACGGCATCGACCTGGCCGGCGTCACCACCTCGATGACCATCTCCGGCCCGGCCGTGCCGGTCTTCTGCATGTACCTGGTCGCCGCCGAGCGGCAGGGCGTCGACCTGTCCAAGCTGGACGGGACGCTGCAGACGGACATCTTCAAGGAGTACATCGCGCAGAAGGAGTGGCTCTTCGACCCCGAGCCGCACCTGCGCCTGATCGGCGACCTGATGGAGTACTGCGCCCGGGAGATCCCGCGGTACAAGCCCCTCTCGGTCTCCGGCTACCACATCCGCGAGGCCGGGGCGACCGCCGCGCAGGAGCTGGCGTACACCCTGGCCGACGGGTTCGGCTACGTCGAGCTGGGGCTGAGCCGCGGGCTGGACGTCAACGTCTTCGCCCCGGGCCTGAGCTTCTTCTTCGACTCGCACGTCGACTTCTTCGAGGAGATCGCGAAGTTCCGCGCCGCCCGCCGGATCTGGGCCCGCTGGCTGCGTGACGTCTACGGCGCGACCAGCGAGAAGGCGCTCTGGCTGCGGTTCCACACCCAGACCGCCGGGGTGTCGCTGACCGCGCAGCAGCCGGTCAACAACGTGGTGCGGACCGCCGTGGAGGCGCTCGCCGCGGTGCTCGGCGGGACCAACTCGCTGCACACCAACGCCCTCGACGAGACCCTGGCCCTGCCCACCGACGAGTCCGCCGAGATCGCCCTGCGTACCCAGCAGGTGCTGATGGAGGAGACCGGCGTGGTCAACGTCGCCGACCCGCTCGGCGGCTCCTGGTACGTCGAGGCGCTCACCGACAAGATCGAGGCCGAGGCGGAGGAGATCTTCGCCCGGATCCGGCAGCTCGGCGGCGAGGGCCCGCACCAGATCGGCCCGATGACCTCCGGCATCCTGCGCGGCATCGAGGACGGCTGGTTCACCGGCCACATCGCCGAGTCGGCCTTCGTCTACCAGCAGGCGCTGGAGAAGGGCGACAAGCGGATCGTCGGCGTCAACTGCCACACCGGCACGGTCACCAAGGAGCTGGAGATCCTGCGCATCTCGCACGAGGTGGAACTGGAGCAGCGGCGGGTGCTGGCCGAGCGCAAGGCCGCCCGGGACGACGCCGCCGTCACCGCCGCCGTCGCCCGGATGGTCGAGGTCGGCCGCACCGGCGAGAACATGATCCCGGCCATGCTGGACGCCGTCCGTGCCGAGGCCACCCTCGGCGAGATCTGCGACGCGCTGCGCGCCGAGTGGGGCGTCTACCGCGAGCCCGCCCGCTTCTGA
- a CDS encoding tetratricopeptide repeat protein — protein sequence MSDPRITSSIFTRGAVDLSALRSTAPASTRPSTPTQAGPSAGLPGGPATGGGGVAVIDVTEATLQSEVLERSLATPVVVFFGAAGYPESDEFAPVLERLATEDAGAWVLARVDVQENPRIAQMFQIQAIPTVYAVVGGRPIDAFPGVVPEPQLRQWISAVLKAGGVAVAEPEDPRLDEADDALMSGDLDAAERAYKKILAESPADAAAEAGLAQVGVARRVAGVDPQAAVAAAQAAPDDVEAQLLAADIEVLSGLAEQAYARLVSLVRRTAGDDREKVRQHLVSLFTIAGPDDPAVASARRALASALF from the coding sequence ATGAGCGACCCACGGATCACCTCGTCGATCTTCACCCGCGGCGCGGTCGACCTCAGCGCGCTGCGCAGCACCGCACCGGCCAGCACCCGCCCCAGCACACCGACCCAGGCCGGCCCGTCCGCCGGTCTCCCGGGCGGCCCCGCCACCGGTGGGGGCGGCGTCGCCGTGATCGACGTGACTGAGGCGACCCTCCAGTCCGAGGTGCTCGAGCGTTCGCTGGCCACGCCCGTCGTCGTCTTCTTCGGCGCGGCCGGATACCCGGAGAGCGACGAGTTCGCGCCGGTGCTGGAGCGGCTGGCCACCGAGGACGCCGGTGCGTGGGTGCTGGCCCGGGTCGACGTCCAGGAGAACCCCCGGATCGCCCAGATGTTCCAGATCCAGGCGATCCCGACCGTCTACGCGGTCGTCGGCGGCCGGCCGATCGACGCGTTCCCCGGCGTCGTCCCCGAGCCGCAGCTGCGCCAGTGGATCTCGGCGGTGCTCAAGGCCGGCGGGGTGGCCGTGGCGGAGCCGGAGGACCCGCGCCTCGACGAGGCCGACGACGCGCTGATGAGCGGCGACCTGGACGCCGCCGAGCGGGCGTACAAGAAGATCCTCGCCGAGTCCCCGGCGGACGCCGCGGCGGAGGCCGGCCTGGCCCAGGTCGGGGTGGCCCGGCGGGTCGCCGGCGTCGACCCCCAGGCGGCGGTCGCCGCCGCGCAGGCCGCCCCCGACGACGTCGAGGCCCAGCTGCTCGCCGCCGACATCGAGGTGCTCAGCGGCCTGGCCGAGCAGGCGTACGCCCGGCTGGTCAGCCTGGTCCGGCGGACCGCCGGCGACGACCGGGAGAAGGTACGCCAGCACCTCGTCTCGCTCTTCACCATCGCCGGCCCGGACGACCCCGCGGTCGCCTCGGCCCGGCGGGCCCTGGCCAGCGCCCTGTTCTGA
- a CDS encoding arginase family protein — protein sequence MMRRIAVLDAPTNLGLRPPTSTSVPGCGKAPGALRDHDLLARLRARDAGCLTPPRYDPGDWRPGDGVCHAREISGYSLALADRIGAIIDRDEFPLVLGGDCSVLLGSALAMHRLGEAVGGRIGLVFVDGHSDFRHPGNASYVGAAAGEDLALVTGRGQADLAAVEGRRPYFRDIDVVVLGIRAQDEYRLDLQAAGIITRPVPALRAEGAARTAQWAHEQLADCAGYWVHIDVDVLDPAVMPAVDAPDPGGIAFAELEILLAGLVDTPHCLGVELTVFDPDYDPDGSYAAEIVNTVVAGLAPVSAPEAVPPRLLPATPPLQRVRSTGPATLAAVATPPNGGAGPAGGPGPGSPVGIAPLGSGEPAVDEPAAARVPPTGGLASAPVETPVPAVAVEPVGPPAAVGPGLLRRVPRADEDGASEDGPSPSSAGIA from the coding sequence ATGATGCGCCGGATCGCCGTCCTCGACGCGCCGACAAACCTGGGACTGCGCCCACCCACGTCCACCTCCGTCCCCGGCTGCGGCAAGGCGCCCGGGGCGCTGCGCGACCACGACCTGCTCGCCCGGCTGCGGGCCCGCGACGCCGGCTGCCTCACCCCACCCCGGTACGACCCGGGCGACTGGCGGCCCGGCGACGGTGTCTGCCACGCCCGGGAGATCTCCGGCTACTCGCTGGCCCTCGCGGACCGGATCGGCGCGATCATCGACCGGGACGAGTTCCCGCTGGTGCTCGGCGGCGACTGCTCGGTGCTGCTCGGCTCGGCGCTGGCCATGCACCGGCTCGGCGAGGCGGTCGGCGGCCGGATCGGCCTGGTCTTCGTCGACGGCCACTCCGACTTCCGGCACCCCGGCAACGCCTCGTACGTGGGCGCGGCGGCGGGGGAGGACCTGGCCCTGGTGACCGGGCGCGGGCAGGCCGACCTGGCCGCCGTCGAGGGGCGGCGCCCCTACTTCCGCGACATCGACGTGGTGGTGCTCGGCATCCGCGCGCAGGACGAGTACCGCCTCGACCTCCAGGCCGCCGGCATCATCACCCGGCCGGTGCCGGCGCTGCGCGCCGAGGGCGCGGCCCGCACCGCCCAGTGGGCGCACGAGCAGCTCGCCGACTGCGCCGGCTACTGGGTGCACATCGACGTGGACGTGCTCGACCCGGCGGTGATGCCGGCGGTGGACGCGCCAGACCCGGGCGGGATCGCCTTCGCCGAACTGGAGATCCTGCTCGCCGGGCTGGTGGACACCCCGCACTGCCTCGGCGTCGAGCTGACCGTCTTCGACCCCGACTACGACCCGGACGGCTCGTACGCCGCCGAGATCGTCAACACCGTCGTGGCCGGCCTGGCCCCGGTGTCGGCGCCGGAGGCGGTGCCGCCCCGGCTGCTGCCGGCGACCCCGCCGCTGCAGCGCGTCCGGTCCACCGGGCCGGCGACCCTCGCGGCTGTCGCCACCCCGCCCAACGGCGGCGCCGGGCCGGCCGGCGGGCCGGGGCCGGGCTCCCCGGTCGGCATCGCGCCGCTCGGGTCCGGCGAACCGGCGGTGGACGAGCCGGCGGCCGCGAGGGTCCCGCCGACCGGCGGGCTCGCGTCGGCGCCGGTGGAGACGCCGGTGCCCGCCGTCGCCGTCGAGCCGGTCGGGCCGCCCGCCGCCGTCGGGCCCGGCCTGCTCCGCCGGGTGCCCCGTGCCGACGAGGACGGGGCGTCGGAGGACGGCCCGTCGCCGTCCTCCGCCGGCATCGCCTGA